From Stegostoma tigrinum isolate sSteTig4 chromosome X, sSteTig4.hap1, whole genome shotgun sequence, a single genomic window includes:
- the LOC125448358 gene encoding protein reprimo-like encodes MSFSEPRKGRRDLTWSVLTPTPRISFPYKKGMNGSTRVWGGIEGSSGKVTEPDSGSMNSSRPGEAISDPGKTDTVRSLLNCCNGTWLVSEGQGSPDTLRVVQIAVLCVLSLTVLFGIFFLGCNLLIKSESMLNLLVKERRPSKELEVIIID; translated from the coding sequence ATGAGCTTCTCAGAGCCCAGGAAGGGAAGAAGAGATCTCACGTGGAGTgttctcacccccaccccccgcatcTCCTTCCCTTACAAAAAGGGAATGAATGGTTCGACCCGTGTGTGGGGCGGGATCGAAGGGAGTTCTGGAAAGGTAACAGAGCCTGACAGCGGGAGCATGAACTCCAGCCGACCGGGCGAGGCGATCAGCGACCCGGGCAAAACTGACACGGTCCGGTCTCTCCTCAATTGTTGCAACGGGACGTGGCTGGTGAGCGAAGGACAGGGCAGCCCGGATACCCTCAGGGTGGTACAGATCGCCGTGCTCTGTGTCCTCTCGCTGACCGTGCTCTTCGGCATCTTCTTCCTGGGCTGCAACCTCCTCATCAAATCGGAAAGTATGCTGAACCTGCTTGTGAAGGAGCGCAGACCATCGAAAGAGCTGGAGGTTATCATCATTGACTGA